In Primulina huaijiensis isolate GDHJ02 chromosome 6, ASM1229523v2, whole genome shotgun sequence, a single window of DNA contains:
- the LOC140978558 gene encoding 2-methylene-furan-3-one reductase-like: MVSILSSTTFQWRSILHSSLTKHPPPFLSSPLSIKGCAKPTHFVRKPIDAPRNLRVIIAASPSAETSTAAASSSSVPSEMKAWTYSEYGGVDVLKFESNVAVPEVKGDQVLIKVAAASLNPVDFKRRLGKFQATDSPLPTVPGYDVAGVVVKVGSQVNGLKEGDQVYGNINEKPLNGPKQFGSLAEYTAVEEKLLALKPKNLDFVEAASLPLAIETAYEGLLKAGFSEGKSILVLGGAGGVGSLAIQVAKHVFGASKIAATSSTSKLEFLKSLGADLAIDYTKENFEDMPEKYDVVYDAVGQSDRAVKVVKEGGSVVVLTGAVTPPGFRFVVTSNGEYLKDLTPYLESGKVNPIIDPKGPFPFDKVNEAFSYLETNRATGKVVIYPIQ; encoded by the exons ATGGTCAGTATCCTTTCTTCTACAACTTTCCAATGGAGATCAATCCTCCACTCTTCACTAACCAAACATCCACCTCCTTTTTTATCCTCCCCATTAAGCATAAAAGGCTGTGCAAAACCAACCCATTTCGTCCGAAAACCCATTGATGCTCCTCGAAACCTCAGAGTAATTATTGCAGCTTCTCCATCTGCGGAAACCTCAACTGCTGCTGCTTCTTCTTCCTCAGTTCCCTCTGAAATGAAGGCCTGGACATACAGTGAGTATGGGGGTGTTGATGTGTTGAAATTTGAGTCGAATGTTGCCGTACCTGAGGTCAAGGGAGATCAGGTTCTGATTAAAGTTGCTGCTGCTTCGCTTAACCCTGTCGATTTCAAGAGGAGATTAGGGAAATTTCAGGCCACAGATTCACCTCTTCCT ACGGTTCCAGGCTATGATGTTGCCGGCGTAGTGGTTAAAGTTGGAAGTCAGGTGAATGGTCTGAAGGAAGGGGATCAAGTGTATGGAAACATCAATGAGAAGCCACTGAATGGACCAAAACAGTTCGGGTCTTTAGCGGAATACACTGCCGTCGAGGAGAAATTATTGGCCCTGAAGCCTAAGAATCTTGATTTCGTGGAGGCGGCCAGTCTCCCTCTTGCAATTGAGACGGCATACGAAGGCCTTCTTAAGGCTGGTTTTTCTGAGGGTAAATCCATTCTTGTTCTTGGTGGAGCTGGTGGCGTTGGATCGCTTGCGATTCAg GTTGCAAAACATGTGTTTGGCGCATCAAAGATAGCTGCCACTTCCAGCACATCAAAACTTGAATTTCTGAAAAGCTTGGGTGCTGACTTAGCTATTGACTACACTAAAGAGAACTTTGAAGACATGCCGGAGAAATATGATGTAGTTTACGATGCAGTTG GACAAAGCGACAGGGCAGTGAAAGTAGTGAAGGAAGGCGGGAGTGTGGTTGTCCTAACCGGTGCTGTAACCCCGCCAGGTTTCAGATTCGTGGTCACTTCAAATGGAGAATATTTAAAGGATCTGACTCCATATCTGGAGAGTGGCAAGGTGAATCCGATAATCGATCCTAAGGGACCCTTCCCTTTCGACAAGGTTAACGAAGCTTTCTCATACCTGGAAACGAACCGGGCTACTGGTAAGGTGGTCATATACCCAATTCAGTGA